Proteins encoded in a region of the Neodiprion virginianus isolate iyNeoVirg1 chromosome 2, iyNeoVirg1.1, whole genome shotgun sequence genome:
- the LOC124298014 gene encoding surfeit locus protein 4 homolog: MVIQQEVVSRAEEVADQVIRNGKHILPTLARLCLIATFLEDGLRMWFQWSEQREYMDMSWGCGTFLATLFVLINLIGQLGGCVMVITRWRVSIACGVLFFIVVLQTFAYSILWDLQFLFRNLALIGALLLVLAESRVEGRSLFAGVPTLGDNKPKNLLQLAGRVLLAFMFITLIRFEVSFLQILQDILGSILMVLVTIGYKTKLSALLLVLLLSALNFYHNAWWTIPDFKPLRDFLKYDFFQTLSVIGGLLMIVSLGPGGVSMDEHKKKW, from the exons ATGGTCATCCAACAAGAGGTGGTTTCGAGGGCCGAAGAGGTTGCTGATCAG GTGATACGTAATGGAAAACACATACTGCCAACACTTGCGCGGCTTTGTCTGATTGCTACATTTTTGGAAGATGGATTACGCATGTGGTTTCAATGGAGCGAGCAAAGGGAATACATGGACATGTCTTGGGGCTGTGGAACATTTCTGGCCACGCTGTTCGTCCTGATCAACTTGATTGGCCAGCTCGGCGGCTGTGTTATGGTCATCACTAGATGGCGTGTCAGCATAGCTTGTGGAGTTTTATTCTTCATCGTTGTCCTCCAGACGTTCGCTTACAGTATTCTCTGGGACCTGCAGTTTCTCTTCAGAAATTTAGCCCTAATCGGCGCGCTGCTGTTGGTCCTGGCCGAGTCCAGAGTCGAAGGAAGATCTCTGTTTGCTGGTGTTCCTACTTTGGGTGACAACAAACCCAAGAACCTGCTACAGTTGGCTGGACGAGTGCTGCTAGCCTTTATGTTCATCACGCTAATTCGGTTTGAGGTTTCCTTTCTGCAAATACTTCAGGACATCCTCGGCAGTATTCTTATGGTCTTGGTTACCATTGGATACAAAACAAAACTGAGCGCGCTTCTGCTTGTCCTACTCTTGTCCGCTCTCAACTTTTACCACAACGCGTGGTGGACTATTCCTGACTTTAAACCGCTTAGAGATTTTCTCAAATACGACTTCTTCCAG ACCTTATCCGTGATCGGGGGACTTTTAATGATCGTTTCACTGGGGCCTGGCGGTGTCTCTATGGATGAACACAAAAAGAAATGGTAG